The window TTCTGCGCGACATCCAGGATGTTGATGATCTGCGCCTTCTGCGCCTCGGCGGAGAGACCCGGCCGCGACGGGAAGTTCAGGTTGAAGACGGTCGCGACCCACGCCGCGCGCATTTCGGCATGAACCGCCGAGGTCAGGGAAAAAAGGATCGCCGCAAGAATACAGAGCCGCTTCAGCATGGCCGCGATGCTAGCGAACCGCGCCGAATTTCCCACTTCCAAAACGCCTAGCCCCGGCGCTCGCGGGCGCGACGTTTCTCCTGCGCGAGAAAGAGCGGCAGCAGCTTCGCCTCGATCTCCGCAAAGGCGGCAGCGAGCCCCTCGCGCTCGTAGATGCGGCCAATGCCGGCCTCGACCTCCGTGGGATTGCCGAGCGCGCTGAGGAACTGGTTCGAGGTAAACGCCGTGAGCCTCCCGGCATCCATCTCACCGTATTCCCGGAGGATCCACTCGCGCACGTAGAGCGTGAGCACGGCGTCGCCGGTCCAGGCGGCGTTACGGACCTCGGCGGGGAGCTTTTTCGGCATGCGGGAAAATCTCGCGTGGCGGCGGGCGCGGAGGCAAAGCGATATTTCCTCCGGGCACGGATTTCGCTACACCGGGCGACATGCGCGACGAATTCATGCAGGCGGCGATCGACGAAGCAAAGCTCGGCCTTGGCGAAGGCGGCATCCCGATCGGCTCGGTGATCGTGCATCAGGGCAGGATTCTCGGCCGCGGCCACAACATGCGCGTGCAACTGGGCGATCCGTTGCTTCACGGCGAGATGAGCGCCTTCAAGGACGCCGGACGCCAGCCCGCGAGCGTCTACCGCGAATGCGTGCTCTAC of the Chthoniobacterales bacterium genome contains:
- a CDS encoding ribonuclease III domain-containing protein, coding for MPKKLPAEVRNAAWTGDAVLTLYVREWILREYGEMDAGRLTAFTSNQFLSALGNPTEVEAGIGRIYEREGLAAAFAEIEAKLLPLFLAQEKRRARERRG
- a CDS encoding nucleoside deaminase; the encoded protein is MRDEFMQAAIDEAKLGLGEGGIPIGSVIVHQGRILGRGHNMRVQLGDPLLHGEMSAFKDAGRQPASVYRECVLYTTLSPCPMCSGTSLLYKIPKIVIAENVTFMGGEDWLRQSGVELEVLQDEECIQLMRDFIAAKPELWNEDIAV